DNA from Arthrobacter sp. FW305-BF8:
GGAGCGAGAAGTCCTGGGCCATGCGCACCATGGCGTCATAGATGGCGGTGTCGCCGTGCGGGTGGAGCTTGCCCATGACCTCACCCACCACGCGGGCGCTCTTGACGTGGCCGCGGTCAGGACGGAGGCCCATGTCGCTCATCATGTAAAGGATGCGGCGCTGGACGGGCTTGAGGCCGTCCCGGGCGTCGGGCAGGGCCCGGGAGTAGATGACCGAGTACGCGTACTCCAGGAAGGAGCCTTCCATCTCGGAAGTCACGTCGATATCAACGATGTTTTCGGTGTAGTCCTGGACTGTTTCCCCTGCGGGGGTGCGTGTTTGGCGGCGTGCCATGGGGCTGGTGGATCCTTTTTGGGGTGCACTTCGGGAGGTTTAGCTAGGCTAAGCCTATGGTGGATCAGCCCGGGGACGGCGAATATCCGGAATATTGGGAGGCCGATGTCGTTCTGAGGGACGGCGGCACAGCGCATTTGCGCCCCATCCATCCCACCGACGCGGACGCCGTGCAGTCCTTCCACACGCGGCAGTCACAGAACTCCATCTACATGCGCTTCTTCGCCTTCAAGGAGCGGCTCTCCAGCCGCGAGCTCAAGCGCTTCACCGAGGTGGATTACCGGGACCGGGTGGCCTTCGTGATCACCATCGGCGGGGACATCATCGGCATCGGCCGGTACGACCGGCTGGACGACCCCGCGGAGGCCGAAGTGGCCTTCAACATCGCAGATGCGCACCAGGGCCGGGGCATCGGCTCGATCCTGCTGGAGCACCTCGCGGCGGCGGCCCGCGAAAACGGGATCCGCCGGTTCAGCGCCGAGGTCCTGCCCGAGAACCGCAAGATGCTCATGGTCTTCTCCGACGCCGGGTACGACGTCAAACGCCACTTCGACGACGGGGTGGTGAGCCTGGAGTTCAACATCGACCCCACGGACAAATCACGGGCCGTGATGGAAGCCCGGGAACACCGTGCGGAGGCGAGGAGCGTCCAGGACCTGCTGGCGCCGTCGTCGGTGGCGGTGATCGGTGCGAGCCGGCGGTGGGGGACCGTGGGGTACCAGCTCCTGGAACACATCATCGAAGGCGGCTTTACCGGCCCCGTCTACGCCATCAACCCCGAAGCCTTCGAGCTCGCCGGCATGCTGTCCTTCGGCAAGCTCTCCGAGGTGCCCGGTCCGGTGCAGCTGGCGATCGTCGCGGTGCCCTACGAGGAAGTCCCCAAGGTGGTGGATGAATGCGCGGCCGCCGGTGTCAAGGGGGTCCTGGTGGCCTCCGCGGGTTTCACCGAGGACGGGGAGCGGGGCCTTGCCCGGCAGCGTGAGCTGGTGCGGCAGGCGCGGGCCAACGGGATGCGGGTTATTGGGCCGGCCTCGCTCGGTATCGTGAACACCAACTCCGCGGTGTCGCTGAACGCCTCCATGGCGCCGAGCCTGGCCCTCGGCGGCGGCCTGGGGCTGTTCAGCCAGTCCGCAGCGATCGGGGTGGCGCTGTACGCGGCGTCCAGCCGGCGCCGCGCCGGCATCTCAACGTTCCTGTCGGCCGGAAACCGGGCCGATGTGTCCGGCAACGACATGATGCAGTTCTGGGAGGACGACGCCGACACCACCGCCGTGGGACTGTACCTGGAGTCGATCGGCAACCCTCGCAAGTTCTCCCGCATCGCCCGGCGGCTGGCACGGTCCAAGCCCGTGATTGTGGCCAAGTCAACCTCCATGGGGCTGCAGCTGCCGCCCGGCCATGCCGTGCGAACCACCCAGGCGCCCGCCGATGCGCTGGACTCGATGATGCGCCAGTCCGGCGTGATCCGGGTGGAGACCATCGAACAGCTCATGGACGTGGCGCAGATCGTGTCCGCCCAGCCGCTCCCCAAGGGGGCCGGGGTGGCGGTTTTCAGCAACTCCGGGGCGCTGGGGAAAGTAGTGG
Protein-coding regions in this window:
- a CDS encoding bifunctional acetate--CoA ligase family protein/GNAT family N-acetyltransferase, with amino-acid sequence MVDQPGDGEYPEYWEADVVLRDGGTAHLRPIHPTDADAVQSFHTRQSQNSIYMRFFAFKERLSSRELKRFTEVDYRDRVAFVITIGGDIIGIGRYDRLDDPAEAEVAFNIADAHQGRGIGSILLEHLAAAARENGIRRFSAEVLPENRKMLMVFSDAGYDVKRHFDDGVVSLEFNIDPTDKSRAVMEAREHRAEARSVQDLLAPSSVAVIGASRRWGTVGYQLLEHIIEGGFTGPVYAINPEAFELAGMLSFGKLSEVPGPVQLAIVAVPYEEVPKVVDECAAAGVKGVLVASAGFTEDGERGLARQRELVRQARANGMRVIGPASLGIVNTNSAVSLNASMAPSLALGGGLGLFSQSAAIGVALYAASSRRRAGISTFLSAGNRADVSGNDMMQFWEDDADTTAVGLYLESIGNPRKFSRIARRLARSKPVIVAKSTSMGLQLPPGHAVRTTQAPADALDSMMRQSGVIRVETIEQLMDVAQIVSAQPLPKGAGVAVFSNSGALGKVVADSAGSHGLGVEELVTELDLDAGMSRALPALRDRLREVLAKDAVHAAVVAFLPARGLTVEKIAGALAESSAEAGKPVVAAFTGILDPSVYVEGMVGDGAGAAPVPCYSNPGAAVAALSAVVRYAEWAERDQGLFVDPDGCDPDAAHADLENLLADVRGEQLKKLSPDDAARLLAHYGIRVMPSEGFETDDEAVEAAGRLGWPVALKTTDPTLRHRLDLGGVRLDIQDADSLRLNILQMRRALEPYGSASLEVQTMVPVGQACTLRAIEDPLLGPVVSFGLAGDAVNLLDDWAHRAPPLSAGDLRDLIRSPRASRKLFGYQGLPAVDVSALEDVAARLARLKDAHPEIALVEFNPVLATPQGAFILAADVRIGNAAQRTDSARRAMRS